One genomic segment of Chitinophaga sancti includes these proteins:
- a CDS encoding DUF1028 domain-containing protein has product MVKFRFHVLFICMYLLIHPQWMHGQYINEEPFAHTFSIVAFDPETGDMGIAVQSHWFSVGTTVAWGEAGAGIIATQAVVNIGFGPNGLALLKKGISPDSVLHKLLQADPARDIRQLAILDTNGNIAVNTGKMCVAEAGHQQGRFYSVQANTAESKDVWKMMAAAYEQTDGPLAARMIAALEAAQDAGGDIRGKQSACLLVVRKKPTGKIWLDRKVDIRVEDNPDPIKELKRIYTIKTAYDAVNLGYYYLEKNDPDAADEAFNKAEKLNPGNSEMKFWYAVELANKGMDDRALDVFKTVFRQDPVWKIKMLPRIVNAGVLNVPYELLKRIEKL; this is encoded by the coding sequence ATGGTGAAATTCAGATTCCATGTGTTGTTCATCTGTATGTACCTGCTCATACATCCTCAATGGATGCATGGACAATACATTAATGAAGAACCTTTTGCGCATACATTCTCGATTGTAGCATTTGATCCGGAAACAGGAGATATGGGTATAGCCGTTCAGTCCCACTGGTTCTCTGTAGGTACTACAGTAGCATGGGGAGAAGCCGGGGCCGGTATTATCGCTACGCAGGCTGTGGTGAATATTGGCTTTGGACCTAATGGCCTGGCCTTGCTGAAAAAGGGTATATCGCCAGACAGTGTATTGCACAAACTGTTGCAGGCAGATCCTGCCAGAGATATAAGACAGTTGGCTATTCTCGATACCAATGGCAATATCGCTGTCAATACTGGTAAAATGTGCGTAGCGGAAGCCGGTCATCAGCAGGGTAGGTTTTACTCCGTTCAGGCAAATACCGCTGAAAGTAAAGACGTGTGGAAAATGATGGCTGCTGCTTATGAACAAACGGATGGCCCGCTGGCCGCTAGAATGATCGCTGCTTTGGAGGCCGCTCAAGACGCCGGTGGTGATATCCGGGGAAAGCAATCAGCATGCCTGCTCGTTGTAAGAAAGAAGCCTACCGGAAAAATATGGTTAGACCGTAAAGTTGATATCAGGGTGGAAGATAACCCCGATCCTATCAAAGAACTGAAAAGGATCTATACCATTAAAACAGCCTACGATGCTGTGAATTTGGGATACTACTACCTGGAAAAAAACGATCCCGACGCTGCTGATGAAGCCTTCAATAAGGCTGAAAAATTAAATCCCGGTAATAGCGAGATGAAGTTCTGGTATGCAGTAGAACTTGCTAATAAAGGAATGGATGATCGTGCCCTCGATGTGTTCAAAACAGTGTTCCGCCAGGACCCCGTCTGGAAAATTAAAATGCTGCCCCGTATTGTAAACGCAGGCGTACTGAATGTACCATATGAGCTGTTAAAAAGAATTGAAAAATTATGA
- a CDS encoding SCP2 sterol-binding domain-containing protein, with amino-acid sequence MELTEIFDQMRVQVEDMDPIQAKMKLVMGDHIFLIDGTGDKNIISQDDVEANCVVKTDLNTFYKMKSGKLNPILALMEGKINIDGSMGLAFKMKSLLA; translated from the coding sequence ATGGAATTAACTGAAATCTTCGACCAGATGAGAGTTCAGGTAGAAGATATGGATCCCATTCAAGCTAAAATGAAGCTTGTAATGGGAGATCATATCTTCCTTATTGACGGCACAGGGGATAAAAATATTATTAGCCAGGATGATGTTGAGGCTAACTGTGTCGTTAAAACGGATCTGAACACCTTTTATAAAATGAAAAGCGGAAAGCTCAATCCCATACTGGCATTGATGGAGGGAAAAATCAACATTGACGGGAGTATGGGACTGGCCTTTAAAATGAAATCCTTACTTGCTTGA
- a CDS encoding flavoprotein, which produces MKTILVCITGAVAAVVMPSYVLQIRKELNARVFIMVSDNATKFVTPYALKIHSGNEVFTNTYDVSDDTLVPHIKLTQEADLIMIMPATANIIAKAANGICDDLISTTIVAAKAPVIFVPSMNESMWYASSVQRNLKVLQNDGHYIMEPRRGIEIEGMKETFGVMPLLKDVISVINHVLSMSNP; this is translated from the coding sequence TTGAAGACCATTTTAGTCTGCATTACCGGGGCTGTCGCTGCGGTTGTAATGCCTTCTTATGTCCTGCAGATAAGGAAAGAATTGAATGCACGCGTCTTCATCATGGTATCAGATAATGCTACAAAGTTTGTCACTCCATATGCATTAAAAATACATTCAGGTAATGAAGTATTTACCAACACTTACGATGTAAGTGATGATACCCTCGTGCCTCATATCAAACTTACACAGGAAGCTGATCTCATCATGATAATGCCTGCTACTGCTAACATCATAGCAAAAGCTGCCAATGGCATTTGTGATGACCTCATATCTACTACCATCGTAGCTGCCAAGGCCCCGGTAATTTTTGTTCCCTCTATGAACGAAAGCATGTGGTATGCCAGCTCCGTTCAGCGCAACCTCAAAGTGCTGCAGAACGATGGACACTACATCATGGAACCCCGTCGGGGGATAGAGATTGAAGGAATGAAAGAAACGTTTGGCGTCATGCCACTATTAAAAGACGTTATCTCCGTTATCAATCATGTATTGAGTATGTCTAATCCTTAA